A stretch of Glandiceps talaboti chromosome 18, keGlaTala1.1, whole genome shotgun sequence DNA encodes these proteins:
- the LOC144448928 gene encoding Golgi SNAP receptor complex member 1-like isoform X1, with product MSEKVQSEKKEEKYNTSTTLKTQQISKKPEDTMAAYDEQIYDLRKQARQLENELDLKLVSFSKLGTSYSHKEYIDSSDTSPLLSCSSSERMFDTMAMEIEQLLAKLTAVNDKMADYTSCMALSAPSAALIHTLQRHRDILQDNTHEFHKTKANITKYKEREDLLGSVRREIDTYKSSSGLNRRTDLYLKENEHIRNSDRLADDTISVAIAAKENLMSQRTTLKKISSGMSSILNRFPIINSLVQRINLRKRRDSIILGSVIAVCIILILLYALH from the exons ATGAGTGAGAAGGTACAAAGTGAGAAGAAAGAGGAGAAGTATAACACAAGCACTACATTGAAGACACAACAAATCAGCAAGAAACCTGAAGACACCATGGCCGCCTATGATGAGCAAATATATG ATCTGAGAAAACAAGCCAGGCAGTTAGAGAATGAGCTTGATTTGAAATTAGTTTCATTCAGTAAACTAGGGACAAGTTATAGTCACAAAGAATACATTGACAG TTCAGATACTTCACCTCTTCTAAGTTGTTCAAGTAGTGAACGGATGTTTGATACAATGGCAATGGAAATAGAACAACTTCTTGCAAAG TTGACAGCAGTGAATGACAAAATGGCAGACTACACAAGTTGTATGGCCTTATCGGCTCCCAGCGCTGCATTGATTCACACTCTACAAAGACACAGAGATATTCTACAAGATAACACTCATGAATTTCACAAAACTAAAGCCAATATCACCAAGTACAAAGAAAGAGAAGACTTACTTGGGTCTGTTAGACGAGAGATTGACACTTACAAAAGTTCCTCAGGCCTAAATAGAAGAACAGATCTTTATCTCAAAGAAAATGAACACATACGAAA TTCAGACAGACTAGCTGACGACACAATAAG TGTTGCAATAGCTGCTAAAGAAAACCTCATGTCACAGAGGACTACATTAAAGAAGATATCAAGTGGTATGAGTAGTATACTCA ATCGCTTCCCTATCATCAACAGTCTTGTACAAAGAATAAACCTGCGTAAAAGAAGAGACTCAATAATTCTTGGTAGTGTCATAGCAGTTTGCATTATTCTTATTCTCCTGTATGCTTTGCATTAA
- the LOC144449224 gene encoding allatostatin-A receptor-like, with translation MDKRRLLEAVYIKVNNPTLYVNIIMDPNATDDLALFGNSTPVLATFTSVNTSTDGESGHGVYISKTVLKVIFAIISILGIVGNLMVILVITRVKLLRTLTNYFILNQSCVDLVGSILLAALNCFPDIVVPDTPGGVVLCKFWVSSFPLWGCFNSSTLNLVFLTIERYMGVVHPVLHHNKFTKTKAKILVGIVWIVPYLWLSYWAGVNKPFHGACYPFWPNITAQKAIGVMAFLVSYLIPLSMMTFTYIRMLMVLRNQAKLHVTNQPSITAPNYDKTRRAKRNVIKTLLLVFISYIICWSPNQIEYFRYNMGALIDLNSVWFQVTIIMAFCNVCINPVVYSLKYQQFRDGLKKLICKSGQQHGQVVCPPPSPPSPSVVVAV, from the exons ATGGATAAAAGAAGACTGTTAGAGGCCGTGTACATCAAAGTTAACAATCCGACACTTTATGTCAAT attatcATGGACCCAAATGCAACAGACGACTTGGCTCTTTTTGGCAACTCTACGCCCGTACTAGCTACATTTACAAGTGTTAATACTTCGACTGATGGCGAGAGTGGACATGGTGTTTATATCAGTAAAACGGTTCTGAAAGTAATATTTGCTATTATTAGCATCCTCGGTATCGTTGGAAATCTAATGGTCATTTTGGTGATCACGAGAGTGAAACTACTACGCACTCTGACAAATTACTTCATCTTGAACCAATCCTGTGTTGATCTTGTGGGTTCCATCCTACTTGCAGCTCTCAATTGTTTTCCTGATATTGTCGTTCCAGATACTCCCGGTGGAGTAGTATTGTGCAAGTTTTGGGTATCCAGTTTTCCTCTGTGGGGATGTTTCAACTCATCCACGCTTAATCTGGTGTTCCTCACTATCGAGCGCTACATGGGAGTCGTGCATCCAGTGTTACACcacaacaaatttacaaagacCAAAGCGAAGATCCTAGTTGGCATAGTATGGATTGTCCCCTATCTGTGGTTGAGCTACTGGGCTGGCGTCAACAAACCTTTTCATGGTGCTTGTTACCCCTTCTGGCCAAACATTACAGCGCAGAAGGCGATTGGAGTTATGGCGTTCCTTGTCTCCTACCTCATCCCCTTGTCGATGATGACCTTTACCTACATACGGATGTTGATGGTTCTACGAAACCAAGCTAAACTACATGTCACAAATCAACCTTCTATCACGGCGCCAAATTATGACAAGACAAGAAGAGCCAAGCGGAATGTCATCAAGACTCTTCTCCTCGTCTTTATCTCCTACATCATCTGCTGGTCTCCGAATCAGATTGAGTATTTCAGATACAACATGGGTGCATTGATCGATCTCAACAGTGTCTGGTTCCAAGTCACCATCATAATGGCCTTCTGTAACGTTTGCATCAACCCTGTGGTGTACTCACTGAAATATCAACAATTCCGTGATGGTTTGAAGAAACTGATCTGTAAGAGTGGCCAGCAACATGGACAAGTGGTATGTCCGCCACCCTCTCCTCCATCGCCTTCCGTTGTTGTAGCGGTTTAA
- the LOC144448928 gene encoding Golgi SNAP receptor complex member 1-like isoform X2 — protein sequence MFDTMAMEIEQLLAKLTAVNDKMADYTSCMALSAPSAALIHTLQRHRDILQDNTHEFHKTKANITKYKEREDLLGSVRREIDTYKSSSGLNRRTDLYLKENEHIRNSDRLADDTISVAIAAKENLMSQRTTLKKISSGMSSILNRFPIINSLVQRINLRKRRDSIILGSVIAVCIILILLYALH from the exons ATGTTTGATACAATGGCAATGGAAATAGAACAACTTCTTGCAAAG TTGACAGCAGTGAATGACAAAATGGCAGACTACACAAGTTGTATGGCCTTATCGGCTCCCAGCGCTGCATTGATTCACACTCTACAAAGACACAGAGATATTCTACAAGATAACACTCATGAATTTCACAAAACTAAAGCCAATATCACCAAGTACAAAGAAAGAGAAGACTTACTTGGGTCTGTTAGACGAGAGATTGACACTTACAAAAGTTCCTCAGGCCTAAATAGAAGAACAGATCTTTATCTCAAAGAAAATGAACACATACGAAA TTCAGACAGACTAGCTGACGACACAATAAG TGTTGCAATAGCTGCTAAAGAAAACCTCATGTCACAGAGGACTACATTAAAGAAGATATCAAGTGGTATGAGTAGTATACTCA ATCGCTTCCCTATCATCAACAGTCTTGTACAAAGAATAAACCTGCGTAAAAGAAGAGACTCAATAATTCTTGGTAGTGTCATAGCAGTTTGCATTATTCTTATTCTCCTGTATGCTTTGCATTAA